A segment of the Staphylococcus ratti genome:
AACGCATTCACAGAATATATTTGATTGTGTCATTCTAATTTTGTTTGGTGCAATACTATTTGCTATACTAAGTAGAAATGAGGTGAAACAATGATTAAACATCTAACAAAAATATTTTTAATCATAGCAATAAGTGTATTTTTAATCGGTGCGTTCTTCCAATTTCAAGACGAAGAAGCTGCTGCTATCAAACTATTTATTGCGTCAATTATGTTTATGATTTGTGCATTCATAAGTCGAAATAACTATCGTAAACGAAAAAGATAGAGAGACGTAACGAGTGATGATTTCGATGAAGATTAAAAGTCATAGACTAAAATTAAATTGAAGAAGGTTCAATCAGAGACTTGGCAATTTTATGCTAAAGTCTCTTTTTTCATAATGATAAAAAGTGCATATTTTCAGAAAATGAGGAAGCGGTATTGATTCAATTGTATATACTGTATATACTATTTATATACACTCTGGAGGTGGATGATGAAAATATTAATAGAAGGGCATAGTACGGCGCCTATTTATGAACAAATTAAACAACAAATTAAAGCGCAAATTTTACAAGGTAAGCTTCTACCAGGCGTATCACTTCCATCAATGAGAGAACTTGCCAGACAACTCAGCGTAAGTGTAATTACAACTAAGCGTGCTTATGAAGATTTAGAAAAAGAAGGCTACTTACAAACAGTCAGAGGCAAAGGAACTTATGTTAAAGAACAAAATGCATCGATACTTAAAGAGAAACAATTTATCGTGATTGAATCGCTCGCACAATCATTGGTAAAAGAAGCAAAAACAATAGACATGTCATTAAAAGAGCTTGAAGATATTATAGCCCTATTGTACAAGGAGGAGAACTAATGCCTGATTATGCAATTGAAATGCGTCATATTCATTATAAAAACAAAAATTTGAATTTGGAAGATATTCATTTTAATGTCCCTAGAGGCTATATTACAGGTTTAGTTGGTGCAAATGGTTCTGGAAAGACAACGATGATTCGATTAATCATGAATGTTTTGCAGCCACAACAAGGTGAGATAAAAATTTTTAATCAGTCTCTACTAAAAAATGAAGTATTCATAAAGGAAAAAATAGGTTTTGTATATTCAGAATTATACGTGAATGAAAAATGGACGGTTAAAAAATTAGTTGAAACGATTTCTTATTTCTATAAACAGTGGGATCAAGCAATGTTTATGAACTATTTAATGCGTTTTAACATTAAGTATCACTCACGTATAAACACGTTATCCTTAGGGATGAAAATGAAATTGTCATTAGCCATTGCTTTGAGTCATCATGCAGAGTTATTGATATTTGATGAACCTATGAATGGGTTAGATCCCGTTGTAAGAAAAGATTTAATGAGAATCATTCAAGAAGAACTATTGGATGAAAATAAATCAGTGTTGATGTCGACACATATCATTTCCGATTTAGAAGAAATTGTGGATTATATTATACATTTAAAAAATGGGGAAATTATAGTAAACGAATCGAAAGACGTTTTGTTAGGGACACATAAACGTGTTAAAGGTAGTTTAGAAGATTTGGATGATGAAATCA
Coding sequences within it:
- a CDS encoding SE1626 family protein, whose protein sequence is MKHLTKIFLIIAISVFLIGAFFQFQDEEAAAIKLFIASIMFMICAFISRNNYRKRKR
- the pmtR gene encoding PSM export ABC transporter transcriptional regulator PmtR, yielding MKILIEGHSTAPIYEQIKQQIKAQILQGKLLPGVSLPSMRELARQLSVSVITTKRAYEDLEKEGYLQTVRGKGTYVKEQNASILKEKQFIVIESLAQSLVKEAKTIDMSLKELEDIIALLYKEEN
- the pmtA gene encoding phenol-soluble modulin export ABC transporter ATP-binding protein PmtA gives rise to the protein MPDYAIEMRHIHYKNKNLNLEDIHFNVPRGYITGLVGANGSGKTTMIRLIMNVLQPQQGEIKIFNQSLLKNEVFIKEKIGFVYSELYVNEKWTVKKLVETISYFYKQWDQAMFMNYLMRFNIKYHSRINTLSLGMKMKLSLAIALSHHAELLIFDEPMNGLDPVVRKDLMRIIQEELLDENKSVLMSTHIISDLEEIVDYIIHLKNGEIIVNESKDVLLGTHKRVKGSLEDLDDEIKALMLQYDIIGEMYVGMTKEAHVFKELFGERVVISPMTIEEIMVHYENIGKEEKECVDFY